Genomic window (Terriglobales bacterium):
TCCTATGACCCTGGTGGTGGAGACCACACAGGAAGTCACGGTGTCGGCGACCGAAGAGGGCGTGAGCACCTACAAGGCCGAGGTGAGTGAGGTCCTGAGCGAACGGCAGATTCACAACCTGCCCATCAAGGGACGCAACTTCATCGACTTCGTGATGCTGACGCCCGAAGTCACCCTCGGCAACAGCACCTCGGTGGGCAGTCAGGCGCCGTTCACCGAACAGACCCCCAAACTGAGTTTCGGCGGAGTGCGAGAGACCCACTCGGTATTCATCTCGCTGGATGGTGTCGACTACACCACCGGACTCTCCGGCTTGCAACGCGCTTCTCCCGCCCAGGACTGGGTACAGGAGTTTCGCGTGGTCACCGGAAGCTACGAGTCCGAAGTAGGGCGCACTCTAGGCGGGATCGTCAACACCGTCACCAAGTCCGGCACCAACCGGTTCCATGGCGGAGCCTACGAGTTCTTCCGCAACGGCGCCATCAATGCGAACAATCCCCTGGCAACTTCCAATGTAATCCGCCTGAACCAGTTTGGTGTCAATCTCGGCGGACCCATTGTCAAGGAAAAGACCTTCTTCTTCACCGGATACGAGGGACAGCGCCGGGGGCAGTCGCCCATCTACTCCAGCTTCATCTTGGCCACCATCGACCCGGACCCGGTCGCCTGCCCCGTCCTCCCGCCGCCCGGTACATTCAATCCGGCATGTATCAGCATTAACGGCACCAAGAATTTCTTCGGCCTGCAGCCGGAGAACCTGGCCTCAGTCCTCATCGTCAACGATTACGACAAGCTCATCGGCAAGGCGGACCACCAGTTCTCCAGCAACACGCTGCTGACGACGCGCTACCTGTTTTCCGACGAGCGCAATGAAGACACGCCTGGCGCCCCTCCGGGACTGGGATTGCCGAGCAGCTTCCGCTCCAACCCCATTCGGGATCAGTCCGTGGCCGCCAACCTGATTCACACCTTCTCCCCCCGGGTTGCCACCGACACCATCGTGCAGTTCGCTCGTCGTACTTTCCACTTGGATCCCGTAGGCGCCGGTCGCGAACCGTTCATGGCCCTGGTCAACCTGGCGCAATCCGGCGGCCCCGTGGGAAGCTTCACCTTCTACCGCGAGAACCGGCTGCAGGTCGGCCAGAATGTGACCTACACCTTCGGCAATCACACCCTCAAGTTCGGCGGGGAGTTTCACAACATCTGGAACACCACCAAGTCCCCGATGTTCACCCCGGGCGTGGCGGCCTTTTGCCCGGACAGCTACTTTGGCACGCCCAATGTGTTCGGCTGCGGCGATTTCTCTGGCCTCGGCCCGACCGCCTTGGTGTTCTACTTCGGCATGCCGCGGTCCCTCTGGGGTCAGCCCTTGATCCCGCGCGGCACCGACTGGCAGGCCGGCCTGCTGCCTCAGACCATGTTCGACGAATTCGACGCCGCTTCCTCCGCGGATTTCACCCGGCAGATTTACAGCCTGTATATCCAGGATAAGTGGCGTATCGGTTCGCGCTTTACCCTGACATTCGGATTGAGGTACGACAATGAAACCCGGCCTTTCCACGAGCGCGACTGGTATCAGCCGGACCGCAACAACTTCCAGCCTCGCGTCGGATTCGCCTATTCCCCGGACGACAAGACGGTGATCCGTGGTGGCTTCGGCATCTACACCGGCCCCTTCAACTGGAGCGAGCTGGTGGGAACCACGACCGCTTTTGGCCCCGTCAACGGCTACATGAACAACCCCTTCGTGGGTGCGTTCGTCAATCCCACCGAGACTCTGGTGGGCCTGGCCTTTTTCGGGCCCGTGGGCGTCGTCCCCGGCCCCTTCACCGCGGGTGTGGCCTTTGCCAACTTCACGGCCACCGGCACCTACCCGGATCCGTCGCAACTCATCGGGTTTTCGCACGGCTTCACAACCCGCGATTTCCCCAATCCCTATGCGGAAAACGCCAGTCTGCAGGTGGAGCGGCAGTTAGGCAAGGACGTGCAGATTTCGGTGGGCTACTCCTTCATTCACGCGCTCAAGATCCACTACTGTGGATGCCAGACCAATGTCAGGCCCGACGGGTTCCTGCCCAACGGGAAGGAAAGGCTGGCGCTCGCCGACCCCAACTTCGGCTTCGCTTTCCTGGATGAGCCCGCTGGGTACTCCATCTATCACGCCGGCTTCGTCACCGTGAACAAGCGCTTCAGCCACCACTTCAACTTCACCGCCAACTACACCTGGTCGAAGTCGATTGACAATCAAACCACCATCCAGTACGCCACCGGGGCGG
Coding sequences:
- a CDS encoding TonB-dependent receptor — its product is MAQAQTLASVSISIQDQTGAVIPQAKVVLKSIATGLQREATADGHGFAQIVNLPPGVYELGVTAEHFKPATRTLHLEVGQSASVPMTLVVETTQEVTVSATEEGVSTYKAEVSEVLSERQIHNLPIKGRNFIDFVMLTPEVTLGNSTSVGSQAPFTEQTPKLSFGGVRETHSVFISLDGVDYTTGLSGLQRASPAQDWVQEFRVVTGSYESEVGRTLGGIVNTVTKSGTNRFHGGAYEFFRNGAINANNPLATSNVIRLNQFGVNLGGPIVKEKTFFFTGYEGQRRGQSPIYSSFILATIDPDPVACPVLPPPGTFNPACISINGTKNFFGLQPENLASVLIVNDYDKLIGKADHQFSSNTLLTTRYLFSDERNEDTPGAPPGLGLPSSFRSNPIRDQSVAANLIHTFSPRVATDTIVQFARRTFHLDPVGAGREPFMALVNLAQSGGPVGSFTFYRENRLQVGQNVTYTFGNHTLKFGGEFHNIWNTTKSPMFTPGVAAFCPDSYFGTPNVFGCGDFSGLGPTALVFYFGMPRSLWGQPLIPRGTDWQAGLLPQTMFDEFDAASSADFTRQIYSLYIQDKWRIGSRFTLTFGLRYDNETRPFHERDWYQPDRNNFQPRVGFAYSPDDKTVIRGGFGIYTGPFNWSELVGTTTAFGPVNGYMNNPFVGAFVNPTETLVGLAFFGPVGVVPGPFTAGVAFANFTATGTYPDPSQLIGFSHGFTTRDFPNPYAENASLQVERQLGKDVQISVGYSFIHALKIHYCGCQTNVRPDGFLPNGKERLALADPNFGFAFLDEPAGYSIYHAGFVTVNKRFSHHFNFTANYTWSKSIDNQTTIQYATGAENYLRKDLERAVSDNHVAHRFILTGLADSPFRNWLAKNWSLGLTTTLQTPRYQAVQVGFDVNGDGFPFTDRVGRLGRNTYRGDVFHNIDLRVQRDIPFTISKSEAHLNFSFEVFNLFNRANVLDVNNIYGAPDLIGPEPRQFGDGVGGANPGFGQPRSIGDARQLQFALRLTF